TCGGCAAAAATAACATTATCGCTCCCGGCGCCATTATCGGCGGACCTCCGCAGGACTTAACTTACAAGGGCGAAAAAACCGAACTCATCATTGGTGATAACAATACCATTCGCGAATTTGTCACGATCAACGTCGGCACTCCGAAAGGCGGTGGTGTCACACGTGTGGGTAACAATAATTTATTGATGGCCTATGTTCACGTGGCTCATGATTGTCAGATCGGAAGTCATGTGGTGATCGCAAATTCATGTCAATTTGCCGGTCACGTTCATGTCGAAGATCACGTCAAAATCGGTGGCTTGTGCGTGTTTAATCAGTTTGTGGTGATCGGACAGCATAGTTACATCACTGGCGATAGCGCCGTAAACAAAGATGTCCCTCCGTTTGTCATCGCTCAAGGCAAGTATGCGATTGTACGCGCGGCCAATGAGATCGGTATGGCGCGCGCAGGGATTGAAAAGCCAGAGATCGAAAGTGTGCGTCGTGCGGTTCGCGTGATCACCAAAGGGGGACACACCCTCGCGGAATCGCTCGAGCGTATTGATAAAGAGTTCGAAAAAACAAAGACTCTGATCGCTTTTATCGACTTTATAAAATCAGATTCTCGCAAGAGAGGATTGGCATTAGCATGAGCCCAGTTCGCGTGGCCGTCGTGGGAGCGGGACATTTAGGTCGCTTCCATGCGCAAAAATTTTCTCAGATCCCCGAGTGCCAACTCATCGCCATTTCGGACTCGAGTGCGGAGCGTGGTAAAACTGTGGGTGAAGAGCTTAAGGTTCAAAACGTCACCCACTACAAAGAACTCATCGGCAAAGTGGATGCAGTAACTATTGCCACTCCCACGCTCACACATTTTGAAGTGGCTCGATTTTTTCTCGAAAATGGAGTTCACGTCCATGTCGAAAAACCAATGACCGCTACGGTGAAAGAGGCCGAGGAACTTTGTGCGCTGGCAGAAGCGAAAGGTTTAATCCTCCAGGTCGGCCATGTGGAGCGTTTTAATCCAGCACTCATCGCCGCAAAAAAGAAACTCGAAGTCCCTCTTTTCATTGAATGTCATCGTTTGGCCCCGTTTAAACCTCGAGGGGTCGACGTAGATGTAGTGTTAGATTTAATGATTCACGATTTAGACGTGATCCTCTCGCTCGTGAAGAGTCCGGTCAAATCGGTCTCTGCCATCGGTACTCCTGTGCTAACAAAAACTGTAGACATCGCGAATGCCCGAATTGAATTTGAATCCAAGGCGATCGCCAATGTGACCGCCTCTCGAGTGTCGCTGACGGCGAC
Above is a window of Bdellovibrionales bacterium DNA encoding:
- the lpxA gene encoding acyl-ACP--UDP-N-acetylglucosamine O-acyltransferase — protein: MSVHPSSIIGPKVKLGANVSVGPFVSILGDVTIGDGTQVGSNAVIGDEKTKVVIGKNNIIAPGAIIGGPPQDLTYKGEKTELIIGDNNTIREFVTINVGTPKGGGVTRVGNNNLLMAYVHVAHDCQIGSHVVIANSCQFAGHVHVEDHVKIGGLCVFNQFVVIGQHSYITGDSAVNKDVPPFVIAQGKYAIVRAANEIGMARAGIEKPEIESVRRAVRVITKGGHTLAESLERIDKEFEKTKTLIAFIDFIKSDSRKRGLALA
- a CDS encoding Gfo/Idh/MocA family oxidoreductase; amino-acid sequence: MSPVRVAVVGAGHLGRFHAQKFSQIPECQLIAISDSSAERGKTVGEELKVQNVTHYKELIGKVDAVTIATPTLTHFEVARFFLENGVHVHVEKPMTATVKEAEELCALAEAKGLILQVGHVERFNPALIAAKKKLEVPLFIECHRLAPFKPRGVDVDVVLDLMIHDLDVILSLVKSPVKSVSAIGTPVLTKTVDIANARIEFESKAIANVTASRVSLTATRKFRVFQQKQYLSIDFGSGEVNLTTKTGDWKEGAEPPLEFEAWNLEKGDAIMAEDTA